Proteins encoded within one genomic window of Prauserella marina:
- a CDS encoding GntR family transcriptional regulator, with translation MGTKVDQVYHALRDDIVAGKAAQGTALDEAALAESFGVSRTPVREALRLLQSEGLLVAGARRQLFVVDLSDRHRREVAILREALEGSAAEEACSQWQPADLDNLRLLILKQRRAAKDDDADTFLTLDERFHRELAEVARMPTLSTLLGHLGAFVRLARIGVPTGSAHMFSLAGEHDRLVDLLEQRDAAALRTALGQHIHNTGSRPGA, from the coding sequence GTGGGCACCAAGGTCGACCAGGTCTATCACGCGCTCAGGGACGACATCGTCGCCGGTAAGGCCGCGCAGGGAACAGCGCTGGACGAGGCCGCGCTCGCCGAGTCGTTCGGGGTGTCCCGGACACCGGTGCGGGAAGCCCTGCGGCTACTGCAAAGCGAGGGACTTCTCGTCGCGGGCGCCCGGCGGCAGTTGTTCGTGGTGGACCTTTCCGACCGGCACCGGCGCGAGGTCGCCATCCTGCGCGAGGCGCTGGAAGGCAGCGCCGCCGAGGAAGCCTGCTCGCAATGGCAGCCAGCGGACCTCGACAACCTGCGGTTGCTGATCCTCAAGCAGCGCCGCGCCGCGAAGGACGACGACGCGGACACGTTCCTGACCCTCGACGAGCGGTTTCACCGCGAACTCGCCGAGGTGGCCCGGATGCCGACACTCTCGACACTACTGGGCCACCTCGGCGCGTTCGTCCGTCTCGCCAGGATCGGCGTTCCCACTGGCTCGGCTCACATGTTCAGCCTCGCCGGTGAACACGACCGCCTCGTCGATCTTCTCGAACAACGTGACGCCGCCGCGCTCAGAACCGCGCTGGGACAGCACATCCACAACACCGGCAGCAGGCCGGGCGCCTGA
- a CDS encoding VOC family protein, producing MADKPSFHLAIPVDDLAEVRKFYGGVLGLAEGRSSDMWVDWNFYGHQLVTHVAPRATTGPEAHNPVDGHQVPVPHFGLVLPVPDFHELAAKLRAATISFVIEPYVRFEGEPGEQWTMFFLDPAGNAIEIKAFQDESRLFAK from the coding sequence ATGGCGGACAAGCCCAGCTTTCATCTCGCGATCCCGGTGGACGACCTCGCCGAGGTCAGGAAGTTCTACGGCGGCGTGCTCGGGCTCGCCGAGGGCCGCTCCTCCGACATGTGGGTCGACTGGAACTTCTACGGCCACCAGCTCGTGACGCACGTGGCTCCGCGCGCGACGACCGGGCCCGAGGCGCACAACCCGGTGGACGGCCACCAGGTGCCGGTCCCCCATTTCGGCCTGGTTCTGCCCGTTCCCGACTTTCACGAGCTCGCGGCCAAGCTCCGCGCGGCCACCATCTCCTTCGTCATCGAGCCCTACGTCAGGTTCGAGGGCGAGCCGGGGGAACAATGGACGATGTTCTTCCTTGACCCGGCGGGCAACGCCATCGAGATCAAGGCATTCCAGGACGAGTCGCGGCTCTTCGCGAAGTAG
- a CDS encoding DoxX family protein produces MTPRTWPTRLGTAAYWIVAMAFLVGAVTKYLPGETFFGPPYSVKFADWGYPPWFRFVVGTLELICAALLVIPDRRTRFAGSAALVLLLTGAVTTHIVNQDALSRSLAAPVNLVIVAVIALVNWPADWRDLLRADKKSPRADSGRPVARI; encoded by the coding sequence ATGACACCCCGCACCTGGCCGACCCGCCTTGGCACCGCCGCCTACTGGATCGTCGCCATGGCGTTCCTCGTGGGCGCCGTGACCAAATACCTGCCTGGAGAGACGTTCTTCGGACCGCCCTACTCGGTCAAGTTCGCCGACTGGGGCTATCCGCCGTGGTTCCGGTTCGTCGTCGGCACCCTGGAACTGATCTGCGCCGCACTGCTGGTCATCCCTGACCGGCGGACGAGGTTCGCCGGTTCCGCCGCGCTGGTCCTGCTGCTCACCGGAGCCGTCACCACGCACATCGTCAACCAGGACGCGCTTTCGCGGAGCCTGGCCGCGCCGGTGAACCTGGTGATCGTGGCCGTGATCGCGCTGGTGAACTGGCCCGCCGACTGGCGGGATCTGCTGCGGGCGGACAAGAAGAGCCCGCGCGCGGACTCCGGCAGGCCGGTGGCGCGGATCTGA